Part of the Niallia alba genome is shown below.
CGCATGGAAAAGTCAAAACGAAAAAAGAATTAGCGGAGGAATAGTTTCTTCCTTATAATATATGATATCGATAAAGCGCATACAAAAAAGAAGTCAATAAAAGGAGTAAATCCTCATGTGACTTCTTTTTGTATGTTTAACATTTATTTAATGATGCGATAATTTTTATGATTAACAACGGTTCTTTGCTCTAGTTCAAGATCGCGGTAGTTGTTCATATAAGTTAAATCTACAATAACTGAATTTTCATTTACTTTTTCCACGATTCCTTGTAATCCTCTGAATTCAATAATATTTCCAACCTCGGCTCTTTTCACTCACAATCTCTCCTCATCATTCCAAATTTTATATAAATTCTGATTATAGTTTGCACTATTTAGAACTTATTCGTAAAAATAGCAGTATAGTAATCTTATTATATATATACTATGAAACTGCAAATAAAATGTGTATCATTTACTTTTTTGAAATAGGTTTTAGTTGGTTTGTTATTTTAAAGTTATTTCCACTTCTCAAAAGGAAATGAAGGGGAATGCTGTTAAACGAAAATTATGTATTTTTAATAATAAAAAAGAAAGGGGTGCAAGAAATATATTTACAGAATAAACTATTTTCCGATTATCTGCGATCATTAAAATGCTTACACTTTTCTGATATTAGATGATATTATAACATAATTAGTAGAATTATACATAATAATATCAAAAAATAGTAATAGAAAAAGGAAATAGGTAGAATTCTTTGCTTTAAATAAAAGAATCACTTAAAATATGGACAAAAAATGATGGAAAGGAAAATAGGTGAGTGGAATGAATAAAGAATTGGCAGAGGAAATATTAGACCAATTAATGAAAAGAGAAATAGAAAGCTATCGTGTGAAAAAAGAGGACTTCCTCACGTTTCGAACTGAATTAGTTAAAAGGGAAGACTTTAAGCATTATAAAGGTATAGCAGAAATTGGTGGAGATGTTACTTATAAATACATGGATGAACCAAGAAGTTAAGTGAAGAATTTACTTAAAACCTCGCCTCCTATCTAAGTGAATACTTCAGATAGGAGGCGAGGTTTTAAAATTGGTGTATGATGATTATTTTTTACTCCTGCTCTTTGTTCTCCATTCGAGAAAGTTCCTTAAGACCGCTAATTATCTTCTGTTTAGCATTATTGTCTCCCGTTCCTTCATATCCATATTCAAATTGATTTCCCATTTTTTTCTTCCAAGTAATATGACCAGGCATCATTATTTCGTTTTCATTTAAAGTAAATTGAAGTTGCAGGAGTAAACGTGTATCACCAACTGGTAAGTCATATGCGGAACGAAATCTTAGACCATTAGGACTTATGTTATCTATTAGGACATGTCCTTTACTAGAGAGTGTATCTGCATCAATTTTTAATGTTAGTACAGCTTCTATAGAATCATTTAATTGGTAGCGAAAAGCTTCATTTCGTTTGTATCTCATAAATTCCCTCACTTTTATCTATTATCCTGTTAAATCTTTTTGTTGTTTTCAATCATTAGGATTTAGGGATTCATTATAGGCGTTGTTAATGGCGATAATTCAGACAAAAATATTTCGACATAAAAGAAGTATTGGACTTAATAACTGGAAATTTATACTTAAAAGTTTTAATAATATTTAAGCTTGTTTAACTAAATAATGCAATATATTTTTCGTTGTCCAATTGGTTTCTATTCTAATCTTTGACGGAATTGTTACAATAATTAGGTGTTCGAATGAGAAGTGACCATAACAGTTAACTGTATAAAAGTTAACTACTTTGGGAATTTATAAAACAGGAAATAACAGTAAAATACGATAAAATTCACTAAATTTCCCCATAAAGTTAACTATTTTTTGTCGTTTAGTAAATTTTGATTGTCTATGCAAGAAAGAAATGCTATTCTTTCATTTGAGATGTCTTTTTCAAAAACTTAAATTACCTGCCTATTTTAAACATGATTTTTACATGTTTTCATCTTTTTAGAAGATGCTATAAATGGTTGTAAAGGAAGTTTGTGTACATAGACAATTAATTTTTTCGACAAAATACATAGCTTTCGGTTTACAATTGTAATATATAAATTATATATTATTTATGATAAACAATTGTTGGTTTATATTAAAGGTTGTTTAAGTTTGAAAAGTTTAGCTTATTGTTAACATCTTAATAACTTAATCGATAAAGGAGAATGATTTTATTATGGTAGAAAAACAATTTAAAGTTATTGCAGATACAGGAATTCATGCAAGACCAGCAACTCTTTTAGTACAAGCTGCTAGCAAGTTCGATTCAGATATTCAATTAGAATATAAAGAGAAAAAAGTTAATCTTAAATCAATTATGGGTGTAATGTCATTAGGTATTGCTCAAGGTGCTGATATTAAAATTATTGCTGAAGGTAATGATGAGCAAGAAGCAATTAATGGATTACAAGAAACTTTAAATAAAGAAGGTTTAGCAGAATAATGAGTTTTTTACAAGGAATTGCTGCATCTAGTGGAATAGCCATTGCAAAAGCTTATCGTTTAGTGGAACCAGACCTTTCTTTTGAAAAGACTAGCGTAGAAAATGCAGAAAATGAAATTTCTCGTTTTCAAGAAGCTTTATCAAAAGCAAAGTCAGAATTAGAAGCTATCCGTGAAAAAGCTAATAAA
Proteins encoded:
- a CDS encoding phosphocarrier protein HPr, producing MVEKQFKVIADTGIHARPATLLVQAASKFDSDIQLEYKEKKVNLKSIMGVMSLGIAQGADIKIIAEGNDEQEAINGLQETLNKEGLAE
- a CDS encoding YkvS family protein, whose translation is MKRAEVGNIIEFRGLQGIVEKVNENSVIVDLTYMNNYRDLELEQRTVVNHKNYRIIK
- a CDS encoding PilZ domain-containing protein yields the protein MRYKRNEAFRYQLNDSIEAVLTLKIDADTLSSKGHVLIDNISPNGLRFRSAYDLPVGDTRLLLQLQFTLNENEIMMPGHITWKKKMGNQFEYGYEGTGDNNAKQKIISGLKELSRMENKEQE